A region of the Oncorhynchus nerka isolate Pitt River linkage group LG26, Oner_Uvic_2.0, whole genome shotgun sequence genome:
GCCAGGTGTAATGTACCAGTGTGGATGCtaggtgtaatgtaacagtgtggacaccaggtgtaatgtaacagtgtggacactaagtgtaatgtaacagtgtggacgctaggtgtaatgtaacagtgtggacGCTAGGTGTAGCAATTGTCTCCCATATGGAAATAACTCTGAACCATGCCAATGTTCTGCCAACCATGTCTTGTCAATATCTCCTAGTTGTTTTATGTGGGATTTTCTTCATCACTTTAGGGGACCTCTATCTAACCACAGAGTTACCGCCCAGGGGTTCATCGTTTGTTTTATTCCTCTGCTAACAAGCAGGATGTACACATGGAAGGAGAATAACTTTCACCCTAATTGATGTCactaataacatcacactccaaAACATGCATGCTAAGGAAAGCAATGAAACACTCCCTGGACATGTCACGGTGTAATACCTAATCACTCACCATAAACACTCCGAATTAACATCAGGAATGACCATCTGAAACATACCTGATCAATTCATCCATAATCATGTGATAATCCATAATCATGTGATAATCCATAAACGTGCACCATATGGATGACCCCTTTAACCAGACAATTATGTTTGAAAAACATCTGTTTCAGGAATGCCAGCTCATCAAAATATGCATGTTCAGCACATCATTCATGACATCATCTGGATGATGACATCTACATATATCTTCATTCTAAAGGATACATATCGAAACAAATTGATGTCTCTCCATTTTCTGATTACCTtcacacaatcatacacacatTCTGTGTTTCACTTCTCATCTGACATAATCTCTATGCTCACTCTGATCAGCACTGTGTAATCTGTGTAATCCATCTCTGTTTAACTCACATGCCTCCTCCTTCATGCAgtaccctgtgtgtgtctgtagggggtGCTGGCTCTGGTCCTGGTGGTGCTCTGCCTTATGGGGGCCAGCCTGTGGTAACTGCTGGGCTGTGGCCTGATGGTGGGAAGTTGGGCGGGTACAGCCCAGAGCCCTACGGGGTTGCTCAGCCTATGGGGCTGGGGCATGATACTGGCCTGGGTAAATACActctaaagagagaggagggtgaacaAAGGAAGAACAAGagaaaatagaggcagaaaaaggaCTGAAAAATAAAGAGGTAGAGAAAGGGTGAAaagtagagatggagagaagagaaggattaGACAAAGAAAAAAGCAAGTCAGTGATGAACACTGAAGCAGCAACAGAGGGACTCAAAGGTCACTGTCAAAAACTCAAGGGTCACTGTCACAGGAAAGCCAGTAATCATTGTCATTTTACACATTTGCATACAGTTGATGCCATAATTGAGTCATATGTTTTCCATGCATTGATGTAGTCTGTGGGgtgggaggagagatgatgagacTCTATAAGCGACCCTTATGGTGTTCCACAGGGGGAGGAGTCAGTCAGCTTCCTTACAATGGAGCCCCAGTCAATACTGCTGGACTGGATGGTAAGAGCATTGTGACCCAAGGAATCTTTTGTATTACAATTACTTGCTGTGACTTGTGACCCTGCTTATACAGTGTGGATGTGTGAGGAAGAATAaaaactgtttgtgtgtgtggttgtgaatGTTTATGTGAGGTCTTGTTGTAACAGTATTAGACACAATTAAATACACTTGTTGTAATAAACTCTCCCAGCAGGTGATGGAAGCTTCCCTTATGGTGCTCAGCAACTGGGccttggtggtgatggaggcaaaTCCTCTGGCAAATATGGTGagactggcagtgtgtgtgtgtgtgtgtgtgtgtgtgtgtgtgtgtgtgtgtgtgtgtatgtgtgtatgtgtgtgtgtgtgtgtgtatgtgtgtatgtgtatgtgtgtgtgtgtgtgtgtatgtgtgtgtgtgtgtgtgtgtgtgtgtgtgtgtgtgtgtgtgtgtgtgtgtgtgtgtgtgtgtgtgtgtgtgtgtgtgtgtgtgtgtgtgtgtgtgtgtgtgtgagagagagagagagaaagacaaaaagaaagagaaagagaaagagagtcagagaTTGTGTGTGTACAATGTGCTTGTTTGTGTGGTAATTTCTCTCTAAACCTGTCTTGCTTCTGCTGTCTCTGACTATCTCTCTAAAGGCAACGGTGGATTGCCACAGGGTGCACAACAGGGTGCACAGCCTTATGGACCTGCGACTGGTGGTGGGAAACCACCTTGCAAAAATGGTACATGTCTTTGTGTACATGTCCGTTTGTCCTATATGTGTCGTCTGTCGCTATACGTATGCGTTTGTGTGTCCGCACGTCCGTCTGCTCATGTGCTATATATGATTTTGTGTGTTTTCTGTAGTATGTCTGAATGTGTTTGTCGTTGTTCCTCCTATTTACATGTGGGTACTTGTCTCTTGTCGTTTCAGGAAACGGAGGGGGCTTTGGAGCACAGCCAGCAGGTGATTAAACTCACACTCACAACCACAACCCCTACACTGCTTGCCTCAGGAAATTATGTGTGTGGTAACTGCTTAAGGTGTGAATGCATGTGGGTGAGGAAGAGCACACATTTTTCAGTGTTAGTCTGTTGTGCGTGTCTTGTAAATGTcccttgtgtctttgtgtgtcctGTTTCTGGTAAATATTGTTACGACTCATCTTGTCACTGCTTAGGCTATGGTCAAGGACAGCTGGGTGCAGGTCAGAGTGCCCCCTACAGTAACGGTAAGTTATATAGTCACATTCCCTGACTGAAAGTCCTGCTCTCTTCTGTCAGAATAACCATATTAGTTactatcagtggaggctggtaaGGGGAGAACGGCCCATAgtgatggctggaatggagtagaTCCTTATAGTAATTATAGTATAGAGAGGGAGATtattggctggaatggagtagATCATTATAGTAATTATAGTATAGAGAGGGAGATTATTGgttggaatggagtggatggaatggaatTAAATGTGTTGCATTCCATttcattgactccattccagccattactgtAAACCATCCTCTCCTCACCAGCCTCCACAGGTTCCTACATCTAACCAGGGATGTCCATTAACACCGttgcatttttgtttgttttgttgtttggTTGTTTTGTTGTCTGCTGAACTAACAAAACCTAAACCTCTGACTGTGTGTCTCCTTCAGGAGCAGGAGGGAAGGAAAGCAAATATGGTGGTGGTGGACTGACTGGATTCTTTGGAAATGGAGGGTACAAAGGTGGGTGGGATGAGTGTTTGTTACTCATTTATGCTTGTCTCTGTGACTGAGCACATGAAGTCACCTTACTAGTCATTTAGATCAGAGCTTCATGGCCTACCTTGTTTTATTGTCCTCATTAACCAGCTGCTTCACTTAACAAcatttcttatctctctctctctttctctgtccaggTTAAATCAATCAGCTGAGGCCTTCTTGAAGTGAATATTTGTTCCGTTCCGTCATGTGTTCATGGTGATGTTTGTTGTTTGGTCTGTTGTTACATTTAGCTATTCCATTTTTGTTCTGTATTTGTCTGTTTTTTTGTCCATGGTCCTTGTcttttgtgttgttgtgtgtctgtcccctctcttcctctactggtTTTGGAGattgtgttgccagtgtgtttgtgttcatatccATTTCACACTAAAGGGCAGAAAGCAACCGTATAATGTCTGTCAGTCTCCTCATTCTTTTAACCTTGGCAAAAGTATGgcaaatgtactgtacatgtgatgtGGGGGTTGAGTTTTAAGACTGAAGCTCTATGAGTTTAAATCAACaccaaataaaatacaatttaaagACCTGTTCCCAAAACCTGACACCTGAATTCTTCTGAGGTCATTATAAAGGGAGATATTCTCTGGGATATTGTGATGGATTTTCAATACAGAAGATGTCATGTGTATGAAAAACTATTCCTTAATACCTCAATATGCCAGTGGTGTTTGTTCATGACATAGTACTTCTTATGTTACTGTATTGCTATTACTGACAATGTATCCCCAAAGACCTTTATCATGTTCCACAATGGAAATAGTTTTGTCGTTATCTCAACACGGCAGTTCGTTTCATTCGTCTTTTGCATGGCGTCCCCTAAACTTTATCCGTGCACAGGAAACCATAGCCCTTCCTCTCTCAAGTAATGCAACTGTGCCTTCAAACAACTGATATCTCACATACAGTAAACATGTTACATAACGTAACAATACAACACCTGACAGAAAAataaatgacagctttgcacgtgCTCATCTTGCATCAACATGTACATATTGCCTGATTGTTAACTTCAGAGAACTTTGCATTTGAGACATAAACGAGGTATCCCTGTGTGTGCTATAAGCATTTTATTATGCATAAAGTAACCCAATCATTCAACAATTTGAAACTGAATGCAAGCTACCTTGTAAATTAACACAAACAAGTACAAAACAAGCAACTAATACTCAAATAGTTTTATTttgtttaaatgtaacctttatttaactaggcaagtcagttataaacaaattcttatttacaacgacagcctaccccggccaaacccagacaatgctgggccaattgtgcaccgccctatgggactcccaataatGGCCAGATgcaatacagcctggatttgaaccagggactgtagtgatgcttcttgcacagagatgcagtgcctaagaccGCTGTGCCATTCGGGAGTTCAAAGATACAGTatagaaaacaaaacacattttaccaaaacatttatttgattATTTTAGGTTGGAGAAATGTACCTGAAAAAGATCTGGTGTTTTGACATGGTTCACCATGCATACCTCTAAAATCGACCACACTCTCTGTTCCCTGGACTGAGGCTCTTGTTGTCATGGAGATTGGGTCCGTCCACCAACACTCCCATACTCACCAGCATGTCCTTTGGAATGAGACGGGAGTGGCGAGACACATAAACCTTCTCCAGATGGGGATTCATAGGGGAGGGCACATAGTCCATACAGGCGGAGCCACCTAGACTGGGGGCACACACCGCCTCCCACTTGTAGAATATTTGGCCATGCTGGAGGTTGCAGAGATCCTCCTTCACCCCGGCTGTCAGCTCCTTCTCACATTCTCCTAACAGGTCGTCGTTCCACTTGTCGTCCTCGTCCCACACCTCAAATCTCAGCTTCTTACTGGTTGACAGATCTACGGTTCCCAGGTCATAGCTCATTGCCCAGctggggttgttgttgttgtagataACTGTAGTGCGTCCGATTATCTGGCCTGCGAAAGCCACCTTCACGTAGCCGTCAGTGGCAGTTGTGTGGTCTCCCCACAGGTTGGCCCCTCTCTGAACAGTGATGACCACCCGTGCCAGGCCCTTGCGGGTGGGGCAGCAGTCGGCGCTCACCCCGGGGTTGTTGTGGCAGTTGCAGACGCAGGAGTCTCTGTGGTCACTTTTGATGCCAGTTTGACAGGGTTCAGAACAGTTCTTCCACAAGGCCTTCTCCAGGATGTAGTCGCTGATGGCCTTGCGCAGGTGCTTCCGAGCTGGGTTGGTGGTGGGCAGCAACTCATGGAGAGATTCCAGCGAATAGGAGACGATGTCCGGATAGTGTGGTAGGGAGTCCAGCCATGCCTTGTAGGAGGCGGGATCTTTTTCAGCAGAGAAGAGGAGCTCTGGTTCTGTGGTGTGGCCACCTTTCACCTCTGTGAACCTGTAGGGTGtcagagggggaaaaggtttttgtGAGGGGCAGTACACATTACAGCAAGGGAGAGTATGTATTGATTAGGGaagtgtgaagagagagagagacagaaataaagAAATTGTGTGAGGGAGAATCTATATGTGAAAAAGCAGCAGACTATAATTCCTCACCTATCATTGAAGACACTGGAGAAGCTGGCCTTGCTCTCTGTCTTAGACTTATCCTCCTGACAGTGCTTGAACTCAGTCTTCAAGCTGTTGCTGTCACCCACACTGGCAGACGCCTCCACATccagacacatcttcacctcCTCCGCACTGAGACCCTGCAGGCTGGCCTGGCACTGCATGATACTGGTCACAGACTGCACCGTTCCACCCAGGCTCACCTACACACAGGATGAGAGGTAGAAAGTAATGAATGTTCCCAGAGAGATGCCAGTAAACTGCACATCTAGGGGCAAACTTCCCTAATTTTGCTATTTAGTTTGTGTGCCTATTGCCTTGATGATTTACAACATTGATGttgaccatctctctccctcaccttggTAATGTAATGCGTGCCAAAGTTATCAATAAGCTTGTAATAACGTTGTTTGTTTTCTTGTTGATATATTTTGGGGAGATTCTTCACTGCTGTCTTGAATTCTCGGTGTAACTTGGGCTGGCCAGATACTCGATAGCtatttttggagagaaaagagagaggggggttaatATTGTATGGATACAGACAAACACTCATAAAATGAAATGATCACAGAAATATACCAGACATAAACATGCAAAAACACACTTGTATTTACAATCCCCAAAGGAAACTGAGATGAGGTTTCACAGAGACACATGGGTAAAATGAGCTCATGCTGTGTGGGCCACCTGATGTTTACCTGTAATACCCGCAGGACACACTGTGGCTTGTGAAACTGAACTTGTCACTCTTGGTTTTCTCCATGGAGTACTCAGCCAATTTGGAGTTGGTACCAGCGAGCATAATCTTCCCACTTTTTGATCCCTTCTCTAACTCTAGATTGACCTGCCAGTTATTCTCCACAGAAGAGCCACTGGAGCTGACGAGAGACTCACTGGAGCGATGGAGTTTACTGGACACTTTCATACTACACTGGTGGTTTGGTCTCCAATCCACCACTGCCAAAGGAAGCCTCTGTTGTTTCCCTTCCAGATAGGGATTCTTACAGAGGGTGCAGGTCTTGTCTTTGCGTTTCCACACGTTCATGTCAATGACAAAGGCTCCTTTGCGTTTCATTTTGGTGATGTCAAAGCCTTCCCCTGCTAGGTTGGTTCCAGGAGCAAATTCTGCCTCTTTGCACTCATTGGCTGAGCCGATGGTGCATGATTGGCAACTGGGACGAGGAATGGACAACATAAGCCCTGCCCAGAGGCACACTATCAATAAGGACATCCTGGATGAGGTGAGAAGATGTTTGCGACGGGCAGCTACAAGTCACTGTTTCATGCTGAAAAAAAATCAACGTTATTTAGAGGGTAATTATTATAATGAAGTAAACAATTATTGATAACCAAGATATAACATACATGACTTATTGCAAGTCAGCATGCAAACGTAACCTATAGGCTAGATCATAAGCTAACAATGTTTACCATATTTTACACAAACATGAAAACTTGGTGCTGGTCTACATGGAACTTCTACAAAAATATTCCCAATTTACATAATGGTTATTGTTGAATTCTAGTTCCGTCATCATATTCATTCCCTGAATTGAATCCTCAATGGAAATGAATCATGACCCTCAACTAGGAAATACATAATAGGGTATAAGCATAACACTTGCATAAATTCAATCTTGTTCGATTTCATCCCACTTGTTAGTTATGTATCCATTTCAAAGGCCACTCTCTTAATGACTGTACCGTTTTTTTGGTTCATATTTTGTTCAATTTCTCTTACTTTTGTTATCTAATGTGGTAGTAAATGTGTTACCGCAGCCTACTATCAAAGTCAAATCCAATTATTAGAATATGTGTACTCAAAAATTTGATTTTTGTCCATATTCACATAACTACTTGTGTATGTTTCCTTTCTATAAAATTGGTGCAAAGCAAAACTAAATATACAGCATTAAAACTCACCTTTGACCCGTCTGTCCACTATGTGATGGATGTGAGAGTGAGAGGCTGGGGCAATAACGTACCGTAATTAAGTTCCTTTTTGATATAGGAAAAGGTGTGTTCGTACTCAAACGGGACGAGCAAATGGAAGGTTGAGGGGATGTTGGTCTTAGTATAGATGACGCAAAAGAGTGTCTGCCACAGAATAGAACATTCTGTGGTTTCAGAGAGCGAGAATTGAGCGGAAGAGGGGTTGGGGTGGTGGTCTGGTGTGCTGCTCAGTGGAAAAATACGACAGTGGTCTTTCAGTTAAATGCCTTCATCTGACAGACCATTTACTTTGTCATTTCTCTGAAGTGGTGGTGTGGGTTGATAAAATGAAACTGTTGAGAAGATAATGATAGCCTACTAGGTCTAGGGTAATGTGATATAGGCAGGAATTTACCTTCTCATTCAATATAACAAGCTACATGTATGTTCTGAAATGACCAAATATAATCAGTTTGTTACGATATGAGAGAGCAATATGAGTTGGCCATAGATAACTCAAGGAagaatgttttttattttgtcaataaagttttttacattttcaatatgacattacaccattacactaaTAACAACAAACACATAAGACACAACAAGACAGAAAACAAgacagcaatcaatcaatcaaattgatttataaagcccttctttcatcagtcacaaagtgctgtacagaaacccagcctaaaaccccaaacagcaagcaatgcaggtgtagaagcacggtggctaggaaaaactcccaagaaaggccggaacctaggaagaaacctagacagGAACCAGACTATGGGGGGATGGCCAGtcccttctggctgtgccgggtggagattataacagaacatggccaagatgttcaaatgttcatagatgaccagcagagtCAAATAAtaagtggttgtagtgggtgcaacaggtcagcaccacAGGGGTAAATGTCAGTtcgcttttcatagccgatcattcagaatatctctaccactcctgctgtctctagagagttgaaaacagcaagtctgggacaaggtagcacttccagtgaacaggtcagtgttccatagccgcaggcagaacagttgaaactggagcagcagcacgaccaggttgactggagacagcaaggagtcatcaggccaggtagtccagaggcatggtcctagggctcaggtccgaaaaagaaagaaagaaagcaccCTTCaagcatacagtaccagtcaaaagtttggacacacctactcatttaagggtttttcttaatttgtactattttctacattgtagaataatagtgaagacatcaaaactatgaaataacatatatggaatcatgtagtaaccaaaaaaagtattaaacaaatcaaaatatattttatatttaagattcttcaaagtagccagccaccctttgccttgatgacagctttgcacactcttggtattctctcaaccagattcatgaggtagtcacctggaatgcatttcaattaacaggtgtgccttgttaaaagttaatttgtggaatttctttccttcttaaggcatttgagccaatcagttgtgttgtgacaaggtaggggtggtatacagaagatagccttattttgtaaaagaccaaatccatagtatggcaagaacagctcaaataagcaaagagaaacgacagtccatcattactttaagacatgaaggtcagtcaacacgAAAAATATCAAGAATTTGagtgtttcttcaagtgcagtcgcaaaaccatcaagctaatgatgaaactggctcccatgaggaccaacacaggaaaggaagacccagagttatctctgctatagaggataagttaattagagttaccagcctcagaaattgcagcctaaataaatgcttcacgggaGACTGCTTGAataaggccttcatggttgaattgctgcaaagaaatcactgctaaaggacaccaataataacaagagacttgtttgggccaagaaacacaggtaatggacattagaccagtggaaatctgtcctttagtctgagTCCAGGTTTGAGAGTtgtggttccaactgctgtggtAGGTAGGTGAACGGATAGTCTCCACATGTTTTATTCCCACCGtgaggcatggaggaggaggtgtaatggtgtaggggtgctttgctggtgacattgtcagtgatttatttagaattgaaggcacacttaaccagcatggctaccacagcattctgccggCTGATCATTTCCAAATATGCTCCAAGCTTAATTTTGATGTGTCAATCAGAACTATCAAAATAGATACAATGGCATCAAGTCTCTCATACAAAGAGACTGATTTTATGGCATGTAACACCCATAGGGTCACCTCGTAGGACAACTATTGAAATGTTGAGACTGGCCGACTGGGAGACTCATAATGTTATTCAAGTTTAGATATGAAATGACactcatctagagagagagagggagtgaaagagcgggagggagaaaaagaaagagagagagtgcaaaaatatcctctgtgtacaacgtaaaacactaaataatgcatgcagagtagaattaggccgatacccagtaattatccaaatccagaaaagagacgttaaattctacaaccaactaaaaggaagtgattcccaaaccttttaTAACAAAGCCAtcgcctacagagagatgaacctggagaagagtcccctaagcaagctggttctgggtctctgttcacaaacacaaacagaccccacagagccccaggacagcaatacaattagacccaaccaaatcatgagaaaacaaaaagataattacttgacacattggaaagaattaacaaaaaaacagagcaaactagaacgctatttggccctaaacagagagtacacagtggcaaaaTATGTCCCACCTTGACctgagagagcctttttatgtttCTATTTCGGTTTGGTTGGGGTGtaatttgggtgggcattctatgtttctttatttctcaatcagggacagctgtctatcgttgtctctgattgggaatcatacttaggtagccctttcaccctccttcagtgtgggtagttaactttgtttgtagcacttagccctgtaagcttcacggttgtttctttgttttgttggcgacattttaaaataaaaggaaaatgtacgctcaccatgctgcacTTTGGTCTACTTCCAACGACACCCGTGACAGAAtaactgaccactgtgactgacccaaatttaaggaaagctttgactatgtacagactcagtgagcatagccttcctattgagaaaggtcgccgtaagcagacctggctctcaagaaaaGGTGGAAActaagctgcacttcctaacctcctgccaaatgtatgaccatattagagacacatatttcccccagattacacagacccacaaagaatttgaaaacaaatccaatttggataaactctcatatctattggatgaaataccacagtgtgtcacagcagcaagatttgtgacctgttgccacaagaaaagggcaaccagtgaagaacaaacactattgtaaatacaacccatatttatttatttccccttttgtacttgaactatttcaCAATTGTTACAACACACATAATatcacatttgaaatgtctttattattttggaacttgtgagtgtaatatttactgttaacTTTATATtgcttatttcacttttgttttatccatttcacttgttttggcaatgtaaacatatgtttcccatgccaataaatacccttgaattgaattgagagagagagagaaagagagagagtgtggaaacAACATTTTAGATTCATATTTAGAGAAACATTCATATGCTCCTAATAACTAAGTTATTACTTTTTGGTAAACAATTGTTTTTGTTATTGAATCACAATCTATACAGTCAATTAGAATTATTAAGCATACCTCCAACAATATAGGGACAATATATTTTCTCTATGCTTTGCCCTCTCACAACTAGAGTCATATCAGATAGAAACGCACCCATATAATAATATGTTACATGAACACATGAATACAATTCTGCCCTCCAATTGGTTTAGTAATGGCGTGTTCATGTTATAGGCTTTCCTATTGGCTAATGAAGAGTGAACATAGAGCGCAAGCTGCATGGGCTGGTTGATTGACATGGCTTCCGCCACCCTGGCTGGCACTACAGTCAACCTTTCACCTTCTTATCCAATGTGTATTTTAAAGTAAACTTTGCTGTTGTAGGTCTATATTTGTTAACTACGTGAAAGTAATTAGAAAAATACATAGAAGAAGATTTAAGATTAAAGTACAAATAACTGTTTCTTCTTCATGTTTCCTAAATTCCAGAGAGGATCACCCAATTATTGGTGCAGCCATTATTAAACATTATTCCAAAATAATACCAGACAGTGACTGGTGAGGTATGTATCCCTGTCTCCCTGGTGCTGTTTTCTCATAAAACCCAAGTGTCAGTCCCCCGCAATAATTCTCTTCAGTACCGCTCTATACCAACATTGGATTAGAGCGTCACTGTCCAGTACAGGGCATCAATCATCCGATGCGAGGGACTCGACGCCGGTGAATAAACGAGTCACATTTAACAAGAGTTTGGACGGAATCTTTATGGGAAATGGGGGTACCAATACGAGAGAATATTTGGACACGAAAATCTGTATTTTTTGGTGTCGGGTTAACATCTTCCTTATCCATATTTGTTTGAAATCTCCCGGTGCAAATCACAGCAGTAGCACGCTAACGCGTTCCATCGCACTACATCTGCAGTTGTTGGTCGGTGACAAACTAGCTACCGTTAGTTAGCTGTAACCAGAATATGGATATTTTTGTAAAGACAATAGAGATGATTGTGCTCGAGCGTTTAGCTGCTTTTACGTTATGACCTGCTAACGTTAGTACTGTATTGGAAATCTGACCGCTAAACccattcctctgtagtcagtggtaTCAAGGTGACGGATGGAAGTAGCTAAGCTAAAGCCACTGGACTTGTGAACCGGTGTAGATAAACTAACTATGGCTAATGCTATGTGCCGTGGAATGTTGTACGCTAGCTAGCGACACATTGAGTAACTAGCTAGCAGCTACCATGAATTATATTGTGTTAGCTAACCTCCGACAGATGTTGGGTGTTATGTCGGCAATCAAATGTAATATGTAATGTATACCACGGGCTTACACCATGTATGTGGTTGGCCTCGTCCTTGTCAACCCCTGTGGTTGACACATGTATCGGTTTTTAAAAGCAAACAGCGGGATAAAAACGCTGTCACCGGGTagtggtgctgaaaagaaagaaCATAATTTCTGTCGCTAGCtcgctacagtactgtagctatgggagctagctagctatatagctaGCAGCACATTATAGCTAGCTAACCCCCTCAGATTTTATCAATGGTGTCTAATAAATTTTTATTCGCA
Encoded here:
- the LOC115110754 gene encoding perforin-1-like gives rise to the protein MSLLIVCLWAGLMLSIPRPSCQSCTIGSANECKEAEFAPGTNLAGEGFDITKMKRKGAFVIDMNVWKRKDKTCTLCKNPYLEGKQQRLPLAVVDWRPNHQCSMKVSSKLHRSSESLVSSSGSSVENNWQVNLELEKGSKSGKIMLAGTNSKLAEYSMEKTKSDKFSFTSHSVSCGYYSYRVSGQPKLHREFKTAVKNLPKIYQQENKQRYYKLIDNFGTHYITKVSLGGTVQSVTSIMQCQASLQGLSAEEVKMCLDVEASASVGDSNSLKTEFKHCQEDKSKTESKASFSSVFNDRFTEVKGGHTTEPELLFSAEKDPASYKAWLDSLPHYPDIVSYSLESLHELLPTTNPARKHLRKAISDYILEKALWKNCSEPCQTGIKSDHRDSCVCNCHNNPGVSADCCPTRKGLARVVITVQRGANLWGDHTTATDGYVKVAFAGQIIGRTTVIYNNNNPSWAMSYDLGTVDLSTSKKLRFEVWDEDDKWNDDLLGECEKELTAGVKEDLCNLQHGQIFYKWEAVCAPSLGGSACMDYVPSPMNPHLEKVYVSRHSRLIPKDMLVSMGVLVDGPNLHDNKSLSPGNRECGRF